One genomic window of Hyperolius riggenbachi isolate aHypRig1 chromosome 7, aHypRig1.pri, whole genome shotgun sequence includes the following:
- the PHOSPHO2 gene encoding pyridoxal phosphate phosphatase PHOSPHO2, protein MKILLVFDFDHTIVNDNSDTWIVQCAPDKRLPNVLQNSYEKGKWTEYMGRIFTYLGEQGIREDDMKRIMIAIPYTPGMTELLQFIGQNKDNFDCIIISDSNTIFIDWILTHANVHSVFDQVFTNPAVFDTLGNLTVQNFHIHHCASCPKNLCKRKVLEEFVAKQTSKAVEYSKIVYVGDGSNDLCPVTFLKKGDIAMPREGYSLQESIAKKMELIDSSISVWSTGNEILTHLRQLLQE, encoded by the coding sequence ATGAAGATTCTTCTTGTCTTTGACTTTGACCATACAATTGTTAATGATAACAGTGACACATGGATTGTCCAGTGTGCCCCGGATAAAAGGCTCccaaatgttttacaaaattccTATGAGAAAGGAAAATGGACGGAGTATATGGGTAGGATTTTCACCTACCTTGGAGAGCAGGGCATACGTGAGGACGACATGAAGAGAATCATGATTGCCATCCCGTATACACCGGGCATGACTGAGCTCCTCCAATTCATTGGCCAGAACAAGGATAACTTTGATTGCATCATTATCTCCGACTCGAATACAATCTTTATTGACTGGATTCTGACTCACGCTAACGTACACAGTGTTTTTGACCAGGTGTTTACCAACCCTGCGGTTTTTGACACTTTGGGGAATCTCACCGTGCAGAATTTCCACATCCACCACTGCGCTTCCTGTCCAAAGAACCTGTGCAAGAGAAAAGTATTGGAAGAATTTGTAGCCAAGCAGACCAGCAAGGCCGTGGAGTATTCCAAAATAGTTTATGTTGGTGATGGGAGCAATGACCTTTGCCCTGTAACGTTCTTGAAGAAGGGAGACATCGCCATGCCGCGGGAAGGTTACTCTTTGCAGGAAAGTATTGCCAAGAAGATGGAGTTAATCGATTCGTCCATTAGCGTTTGGTCTACAGGCAATGAGATACTGACTCATCTAAGGCAGCTTCTGCAGGAGTAA